In Pelodiscus sinensis isolate JC-2024 chromosome 2, ASM4963464v1, whole genome shotgun sequence, the following proteins share a genomic window:
- the LRRCC1 gene encoding leucine-rich repeat and coiled-coil domain-containing protein 1 isoform X2 produces the protein MFCGYRGLSSIAILLEITLSSELHTVNLHCNQISKIEGLGHIRSLQHLDLSSNQINQIEGLSTLTNLRTLNLSCNLITKVEGLGKLHNLTKLNLSYNRIHDLTGFLDLRGASHKINHIDLHSNCISSINHLLQCMMGLHYLTNLTLEKNGKSNAVCDITGYREIILQTLPQLTVLDGRNVFGEPINLIEENSSDLQCLEGLLDCLASSSSPCHEEQSCVNLRVITPHIDKVLTQFRQRATQSTFDSSEAISSSEPEKAKVDNELHSEIRIKKLEDQISQLLQKVSNYSRTGTPLKVLKAKRDTDLTSESECESGKENNRKVAKRSKIPNYRKSTLSTKHHANHFKGKITDRGEEQNFLKSKCLHSQMKENSSCVNSASETPDLEVVGKSAKKLMGRPKSQIRKTEGVNSSTAEESTYRALVQELDQEKEKRWKAEQAEKKLKEHIKELQKQSKEEKDIQSMAVYTTERLKELILRERNTKTRLQADIQQLKNETERLTNELNQARNKEEDQQKALQILEETLSKMETHRIQQEATGMKRIQEAELKASATEREVQLLRLSLRQQKEKVQHLHELLMLRDQEHRRELETRVALNGSEFQDALSKEMAKEKQRHEERIKEFQEKISMLNQQYMELENEFRVALTIEAKRFKEVKDGFENVTAELAEHKCALFQSQQKEKQSAALIQELTSMVKEQKTRIAEVVKSKQETTANLKNRIRTLESMVEEDKQKTIQIELLKQEKSKLISQLTAQESVIEGLKMERKIWGQELAQQGASLAQDRGKLEAKIEVLANECEILKKQSERDNDILRIKTKIVEDQTETIKKLKEGLQERDEQIRKQHEENVEIKKTFQVQLDEKTAQLEEIMEKLERQNERKEELKQLLEEKEAELEDIRKAYSTMNKKWQDKGELLSHLETQVKQMKESFDIKEKKLIEEKNKSLQTQKVAIEKLHSMDDAFRRQLESTLAAHQAELLRLANEKQRQIEAANEKVYHVEEEMRQLLQETANSKKVMEEKIRRLTSALSDIQQDL, from the exons GATTTTTGGATCTTCGTGGAGCCAGTCATAAAATTAATCACATTGATCTCCACAGCAACTGCATAAGTAGTATTAACCATTTACTCCAGTGTATGATGGGACTGCATTACTTGACCAATCTTACtttagaaaaaaatggaaagagcaATGCAGTCTGTGACATAACAG GTTACAGAGAGATTATTCTTCAGACTTTGCCTCAGCTTACAGTCCTAGATGGAAGGAATGTATTTGGTGAACCAATAAACTTGATAGAAGAGAATTCATCAGATTTGCAGTGTTTGGAAGGCCTCTTGGATTGTTTGGCTTCATCCAGTTCTCCCTGCCATGAAGAACAG aGTTGTGTTAACTTGCGAGTGATCACTCCTCATATTGATAAGGTGTTAACTCAGTTTCGACAACGTGCAACACAAAGCACCTTTGATTCTTCAGAAGCAATATCCTCTTCAGAACCAGAAAAGGCTAAAGTAGATAATGAGTTACACAGTGAAATAAGGATAAAAAAACTAGAGGATCAAATTTCACAGCTCTTGCAGAAG GTCTCTAATTATTCAAGAACAGGCACTCCTCTGAAAGTTCTCAAAGCAAAGAGAGACACTGATCTGACTTCTGAGAGTGAGTGTGAAAGcggaaaagaaaacaacagaaaggTGGCTAAAAGAAGCAAGATCCCTAATTATCGTAAATCTACTTTGTCTACTAAACATCATGCTAATCATTTTAAAGGCAAAATAACAGACAG AGGAGAGGAGCAGAATTTCTTGAAGTCAAAGTGTCTGCATTCTCAAATGAAAGAGAACTCTTCTTGTgtaaattcagcttcagaaacaCCAGACTTAGAAGTGGTGGGAAAATCAGCCAAGAAATTGATGGGAAGACCAAAGAGTCAAATAAGAAAAACAGAAGGTGTGAATTCAAGTACTGCAGAGGAATCCACTTACAGA GCACTAGTTCAAGAACTGGAtcaggagaaagagaagagatgGAAAGCTGAACAAGCTGAAAAGAAATTGAAAGAACATATCAAAGAATTGCAGAAACAGTCAAAAGAAGAAAAGGATATTCAGAGTATGGCTGTGTATACTACAGAAAG GTTAAAGGAACtgattttgagagagagaaatacaaAAACAAGACTGCAAGCTGATATCCAGCAACTGAAAAATGAAACTGAAAGACTTACCAATGAGTTAAATCAAGCAAGAAATAAAGAGGAAGATCAACAAAAGGCTCTTCAAATTTTAGAAGAAACATTATCCAAGATGGAGACACACAGAATACAACAAGAAGCAACAGGG ATGAAGCGGATTCAAGAGGCAGAATTAAAAGCTTCAGCAACCGAGAGAGAAGTACAGTTACTTCGCTTATCTCTTCGACAACAGAAAGAGAAGGTGCAACATCTACATGAGCTTCTCATGTTAAGAGACCAAGAGCACAG GAGAGAACTTGAAACCCGAGTTGCTTTGAATGGATCTGAATTCCAAGATGCATTGTCAAAAGAAATGGCTAAAGAAAAGCAGAGGCATGAAGAACGTATTAAAGAATTTCAAGAGAAAATAAGTATGTTAAACCAGCAGTATATGGAGCTAGAAAATGAATTTCGTGTTGCTTTAACTATTGAAGCCAAAAGGTTTAAAGAG GTAAAGGAtggttttgaaaatgttactgcTGAGTTAGCAGAACATAAGTGTGCCCTGTTTCAATCTCAGCAAAAGGAAAAGCAGTCAGCAGCTCTGATTCAAGAGCTGACATCCATGGTGAAAGAACAGAAAACAAGGATTGCGGAGGTAGTAAAATCAAAACAAGAAACAACAGCAAATCTAAAG AATCGAATCCGAACACTTGAAAGTATGGTTGAGGAGGACAAACAAAAAACTATTCAAATTGAACTCCTTAAACAGGAAAAATCAAAACTTATTTCTCAACTGACAGCCCAAGAATCTGTAATTGAAGGattaaaaatggaaagaaaaatatgGGGACAAGAATTGGCGCAACAGG GAGCTTCTCTTGCTCAAGATCGTGGAAAACTAGAAGCAAAAATTGAAGTTCTAGCCAATGAATGTGAGATTCTGAAAAAACAAAGTGAACGTGACAATGATATCCTAAGAATTAAGACCAAGATAGTGGAAGATCAAACAGAAACAATTAAGAAATTAAAAGAA GGTTTACAGGAAAGAGATGAACAGATCAGAAAACAGCATGAAGAAAATGTTGAAATCAAAAAGACTTTTCAGGTACAATTGGATGAAAAAACTGCGCAGTTGGAAGAGATAATggaaaaattagaaaggcaaaatgaaagaaaagaggAATTAAAACAACTGCTAGAAGAAAAAGAAGCAGAACTGGAAGATATTAGGAAAGCATACAG TACAATGAATAAGAAGTGGCAAGATAAAGGAGAACTTTTAAGCCATTTGGAGACACAAGTTAAACAAATGAAAGAATCCTTTGATATTAAGGAAAAGAAGTTGattgaagagaaaaacaaaagccTTCAAACTCAGAA GGTTGCAATAGAAAAACTTCATTCAATGGATGATGCTTTTAGAAGACAGCTTGAGTCAACGTTAGCAGCTCATCAGGCAGAATTACTGCGGCTagcaaatgaaaaacaaaggCAAATTGAAGCAGCAAATGAAAAG GTTTACCATGTTGAAGAAGAAATGCGTCAGCTTCTGCAAGAAACAGCAAACAGTAAAAAGGTAATGGAAGAGAAAATAAGACGACTTACAAGTGCACTGAGTGACATTCAGCAAGATCTCTGA
- the LRRCC1 gene encoding leucine-rich repeat and coiled-coil domain-containing protein 1 isoform X4, with amino-acid sequence MKENSSCVNSASETPDLEVVGKSAKKLMGRPKSQIRKTEGVNSSTAEESTYRALVQELDQEKEKRWKAEQAEKKLKEHIKELQKQSKEEKDIQSMAVYTTERLKELILRERNTKTRLQADIQQLKNETERLTNELNQARNKEEDQQKALQILEETLSKMETHRIQQEATGMKRIQEAELKASATEREVQLLRLSLRQQKEKVQHLHELLMLRDQEHRRELETRVALNGSEFQDALSKEMAKEKQRHEERIKEFQEKISMLNQQYMELENEFRVALTIEAKRFKEVKDGFENVTAELAEHKCALFQSQQKEKQSAALIQELTSMVKEQKTRIAEVVKSKQETTANLKNRIRTLESMVEEDKQKTIQIELLKQEKSKLISQLTAQESVIEGLKMERKIWGQELAQQGASLAQDRGKLEAKIEVLANECEILKKQSERDNDILRIKTKIVEDQTETIKKLKEGLQERDEQIRKQHEENVEIKKTFQVQLDEKTAQLEEIMEKLERQNERKEELKQLLEEKEAELEDIRKAYSTMNKKWQDKGELLSHLETQVKQMKESFDIKEKKLIEEKNKSLQTQKVAIEKLHSMDDAFRRQLESTLAAHQAELLRLANEKQRQIEAANEKVYHVEEEMRQLLQETANSKKVMEEKIRRLTSALSDIQQDL; translated from the exons ATGAAAGAGAACTCTTCTTGTgtaaattcagcttcagaaacaCCAGACTTAGAAGTGGTGGGAAAATCAGCCAAGAAATTGATGGGAAGACCAAAGAGTCAAATAAGAAAAACAGAAGGTGTGAATTCAAGTACTGCAGAGGAATCCACTTACAGA GCACTAGTTCAAGAACTGGAtcaggagaaagagaagagatgGAAAGCTGAACAAGCTGAAAAGAAATTGAAAGAACATATCAAAGAATTGCAGAAACAGTCAAAAGAAGAAAAGGATATTCAGAGTATGGCTGTGTATACTACAGAAAG GTTAAAGGAACtgattttgagagagagaaatacaaAAACAAGACTGCAAGCTGATATCCAGCAACTGAAAAATGAAACTGAAAGACTTACCAATGAGTTAAATCAAGCAAGAAATAAAGAGGAAGATCAACAAAAGGCTCTTCAAATTTTAGAAGAAACATTATCCAAGATGGAGACACACAGAATACAACAAGAAGCAACAGGG ATGAAGCGGATTCAAGAGGCAGAATTAAAAGCTTCAGCAACCGAGAGAGAAGTACAGTTACTTCGCTTATCTCTTCGACAACAGAAAGAGAAGGTGCAACATCTACATGAGCTTCTCATGTTAAGAGACCAAGAGCACAG GAGAGAACTTGAAACCCGAGTTGCTTTGAATGGATCTGAATTCCAAGATGCATTGTCAAAAGAAATGGCTAAAGAAAAGCAGAGGCATGAAGAACGTATTAAAGAATTTCAAGAGAAAATAAGTATGTTAAACCAGCAGTATATGGAGCTAGAAAATGAATTTCGTGTTGCTTTAACTATTGAAGCCAAAAGGTTTAAAGAG GTAAAGGAtggttttgaaaatgttactgcTGAGTTAGCAGAACATAAGTGTGCCCTGTTTCAATCTCAGCAAAAGGAAAAGCAGTCAGCAGCTCTGATTCAAGAGCTGACATCCATGGTGAAAGAACAGAAAACAAGGATTGCGGAGGTAGTAAAATCAAAACAAGAAACAACAGCAAATCTAAAG AATCGAATCCGAACACTTGAAAGTATGGTTGAGGAGGACAAACAAAAAACTATTCAAATTGAACTCCTTAAACAGGAAAAATCAAAACTTATTTCTCAACTGACAGCCCAAGAATCTGTAATTGAAGGattaaaaatggaaagaaaaatatgGGGACAAGAATTGGCGCAACAGG GAGCTTCTCTTGCTCAAGATCGTGGAAAACTAGAAGCAAAAATTGAAGTTCTAGCCAATGAATGTGAGATTCTGAAAAAACAAAGTGAACGTGACAATGATATCCTAAGAATTAAGACCAAGATAGTGGAAGATCAAACAGAAACAATTAAGAAATTAAAAGAA GGTTTACAGGAAAGAGATGAACAGATCAGAAAACAGCATGAAGAAAATGTTGAAATCAAAAAGACTTTTCAGGTACAATTGGATGAAAAAACTGCGCAGTTGGAAGAGATAATggaaaaattagaaaggcaaaatgaaagaaaagaggAATTAAAACAACTGCTAGAAGAAAAAGAAGCAGAACTGGAAGATATTAGGAAAGCATACAG TACAATGAATAAGAAGTGGCAAGATAAAGGAGAACTTTTAAGCCATTTGGAGACACAAGTTAAACAAATGAAAGAATCCTTTGATATTAAGGAAAAGAAGTTGattgaagagaaaaacaaaagccTTCAAACTCAGAA GGTTGCAATAGAAAAACTTCATTCAATGGATGATGCTTTTAGAAGACAGCTTGAGTCAACGTTAGCAGCTCATCAGGCAGAATTACTGCGGCTagcaaatgaaaaacaaaggCAAATTGAAGCAGCAAATGAAAAG GTTTACCATGTTGAAGAAGAAATGCGTCAGCTTCTGCAAGAAACAGCAAACAGTAAAAAGGTAATGGAAGAGAAAATAAGACGACTTACAAGTGCACTGAGTGACATTCAGCAAGATCTCTGA